The genomic interval ATAAATGTAACCTGCTCAGTATAGCTCGCCAGTAATTCCAGTAGTTGTGGTATTCCTGCAGCCCGGGCGGGGATTAAGCAGTTCTGCTCGATGCCGTTGTGGTGGTACAGTGCGGTATAGACTTCGTTTTTTCTGGCATTCAATATTGGACAAACCAACCCGGCCAGGCCGCTGAGCGGGTAAGACAGAGCATCCAATGTAGGTACGCCAACCAGTGGCAGGCGCAACACCTGAGCCAGCGTACGGGCGGTACTCATACCGATACGTAACCCGGTAAAAGACCCGGGGCCGGAGGAAACAGCAATCCCCGTTAACTGTTCCTTATTTATTCCCGCGTCAGCCAATGTATCCCTAATCATAGGCAGTAGGTTTACCGAGTGGGTGCGCTGGTTGTTCACAGTTC from Desulfallas thermosapovorans DSM 6562 carries:
- the tsaB gene encoding tRNA (adenosine(37)-N6)-threonylcarbamoyltransferase complex dimerization subunit type 1 TsaB, encoding MFVLGIETATPVASVAVVTIGKVMAERTVNNQRTHSVNLLPMIRDTLADAGINKEQLTGIAVSSGPGSFTGLRIGMSTARTLAQVLRLPLVGVPTLDALSYPLSGLAGLVCPILNARKNEVYTALYHHNGIEQNCLIPARAAGIPQLLELLASYTEQVTFIGDGVAEYGDSLKAQMGKRARLAPNCATFPRGAAVAELGLVLMQEGATSDPLTLLPQYVRESEAEIKWRERCLTGECKRN